In the genome of Phlebotomus papatasi isolate M1 chromosome 2, Ppap_2.1, whole genome shotgun sequence, one region contains:
- the LOC129800770 gene encoding fez family zinc finger protein erm-like isoform X4: MAKMSEYRCVNYYELCRLCTGSHGTKVHIFSEDGKKRNLFSKITGCLPIQLSEKDKLPKIVCGQCLQQVESIMEFRETCQNAQAMLESCLNSSKLRNEGKVYIKDVVAKRNVLPTTPALVTVRQASVPNSVKTVSAIPASNVTQISTQNSDFLSSIIQAVGIPSVEEGALEQATTQLTPQYTLTLDGQTLKANPIQYKIKEDPPTATLVTTEQQQQQQSAFAQVDEFLKLKTTTQIGSTQITRRTVKAAVKPPEPPKAKKPKINLVLATPTASQQQAKVVTTPSITTTPMAVSTSPTKTVQLQDLKIFSPTNKCFLPITLKDGSSDQQILTQIDTKNIVLPTAFLQMKLQPQLTTVDGQPVVQLTPAAIPTSLSISSAPQTAQIQTAQTSTVSSSLAEAVQNAEIIFTTSSAQFQQQTQQQVQPVSQASTVRITPLSSPVSSSPAVQKAPPPATITIQTSPPKPQMAKVTQQQVQQQQQQQPRRITITKKVTQTPTTQVQIKTEPGKVATSAAVVTTASATTTTATTTTSIRTANIPPNCTTCDTCGKTFKRKEHLIQHLKLHAGLRPFKCEEVGCNKTFSRKEHLMRHVVSHTGKKMFSCEFCHKFFSRKDNLNKHKRTHSEYVNNGPFYCEICQKSFVVKMYYVQHKAMHEKDGTAGSVDDSKPIATLVKKEADDGTQASNGAGESGVEAEDVGQSGGEQDDQGAEEQSVEDSTMVVSTTPSSQAQIIFSSREWDFREVF; the protein is encoded by the exons ATGGCGAAAATGTCAGAATATCGATGTGTAAATTACTATGAACTGTGTCGCTTGTGCACTGGAAGTCATGGGACAAAGGTGCACATCTTCTCGGAGGATGGGAAGAAGAGGAATCTCTTCAGCAAGATCACCGGCTGCCTACCCATTCAGCTGAGTGAGAAGGACAAGCTGCCGAAGATTGTGTGTGGGCAGTGCCTGCAGCAAGTGGAATCCATTATGGAGTTCCGGGAAACTTGTCAGAATGCCCAGGCGATGCTGGAGAGTTGTCTCAATTCCTCCAAGTTGCGCAACGAGGGTAAGGTGTACATTAAGGATGTTGTGGCAAAGCGCAATGTTCTGCCAACAACGCCGGCTCTGGTGACTGTGAGGCAGGCTTCAGTGCCGAATTCCGTGAAGACAGTGTCTGCCATTCCGGCCAGCAATGTCACACAGATTAGCACGCAGAACAGTGACTTTCTCAGCAGCATCATCCAGGCCGTGGGCATTCCG TCCGTGGAGGAGGGTGCTCTGGAGCAAGCCACAACGCAATTGACGCCTCAGTATACGCTCACCCTCGATGGACAGACACTCAAGGCTAATCCCATTCAGTACAAGATCAAGGAGGACCCGCCAACAGCTACTCTGGTCACCActgagcagcagcagcagcagcaatc TGCATTCGCTCAAGTTGATGAGTTTCTGAAGCTAAAGACAACAACACAAATCGGCTCAACACAAATCACTCGGCGAACAGTCAAAGCAGCCGTGAAGCCTCCAGAGCCTCCGAAGGCCAAAAAGCCCAAGATTAACTTGGTTCTGGCCACGCCCACAGCTTCGCAGCAACAAGCGAAAGTCGTCACGACGCCCTCTATCACCACAACGCCCATGGCAGTCAGTACGAGTCCCACGAAAACGGTTCAGCTGCAGGACCTGAAGATCTTCTCGCCCACCAACAAATGCTTCCTGCCCATCACATTGAAGGACGGCAGCTCGGATCAGCAGATTCTCACGCAGATTGACACCAAGAATATCGTACTGCCCACAGCTTTCCTGCAGATGAAGCTACAACCGCAACTGACGACAGTTGATGGGCAGCCTGTTGTGCAATTGACTCCTGCTGCAATTCCCACGAGTTTATCCATCTCTTCGGCTCCGCAGACCGCTCAAATCCAGACGGCACAGACGTCTACGGTGTCCTCGAGCCTGGCAGAAGCTGTCCAAAATGCCGAGATCATCTTCACGACGTCGTCAGCGCAATTCCAGCAGCAGACACAGCAGCAG GTTCAACCGGTAAGTCAGGCCTCAACTGTGCGAATTACTCCGCTTTCGAGTCCAGTCTCTAGCAGTCCGGCTGTTCAGAAGGCTCCACCACCCGCCACAATCACCATCCAGACATCTCCTCCCAAGCCACAGATGGCCAAGGTTACTCAACAACAAgttcagcagcagcagcagcagcagcccAGGAGGATCACCATCACGAAGAAGGTCACACAAACGCCAACAACTCAAGTGCAAATAAAGACAGAACCTGGAAAAGTCGCAACATCGGCTGCAGTTGTCACGACAGCATCTGCAACGACAACaacagcaacaacaacaacCAGCATCCGGACGGCTAACATTCCGCCCAATTGCACCACTTGTGACACCTGCGGCAAGACCTTCAAGCGCAAGGAGCATCTGATTCAGCATCTCAAGCTTCATGCTGGTCTCAGGCCGTTTAAATGCGAAGAAGTTGGCTGCAACAAGACCTTCAGTCGCAAGGAGCATCTCATGAGGCATGTCGTATCGCACACGGGCAAGAAAATGTTCAGCTGTGAATTCTGCCACAAGTTCTTCTCGCGCAAGGACAACCTCAATAAACACAAGAG AACCCATTCTGAGTATGTGAACAACGGTCCGTTCTACTGCGAAATCTGCCAGAAGAGTTTCGTGGTGAAGATGTACTACGTGCAACACAAGGCGATGCACGAAAAGGACGGCACAGCTGGAAGTGTTGACGATTCAAAG CCGATCGCGACGTTGGTGAAGAAGGAGGCGGATGATGGAACGCAGGCGTCCAATGGAGCGGGAGAGAGTGGAGTTGAGGCTGAAGATGTGGGTCAGAGTGGTGGGGAGCAGGATGATCAGGGAGCTGAGGAGCAGAGTGTGGAGGATTCGACGATGGTCGTGAGTACGACACCATCGAGTCAGGCCCAAATCAT attttcttcacgtgaatgGGACTTTAGGGAAGTGTTCTAA
- the LOC129800770 gene encoding early growth response protein 1-like isoform X3 translates to MAKMSEYRCVNYYELCRLCTGSHGTKVHIFSEDGKKRNLFSKITGCLPIQLSEKDKLPKIVCGQCLQQVESIMEFRETCQNAQAMLESCLNSSKLRNEGKVYIKDVVAKRNVLPTTPALVTVRQASVPNSVKTVSAIPASNVTQISTQNSDFLSSIIQAVGIPSVEEGALEQATTQLTPQYTLTLDGQTLKANPIQYKIKEDPPTATLVTTEQQQQQQSAFAQVDEFLKLKTTTQIGSTQITRRTVKAAVKPPEPPKAKKPKINLVLATPTASQQQAKVVTTPSITTTPMAVSTSPTKTVQLQDLKIFSPTNKCFLPITLKDGSSDQQILTQIDTKNIVLPTAFLQMKLQPQLTTVDGQPVVQLTPAAIPTSLSISSAPQTAQIQTAQTSTVSSSLAEAVQNAEIIFTTSSAQFQQQTQQQVQPVSQASTVRITPLSSPVSSSPAVQKAPPPATITIQTSPPKPQMAKVTQQQVQQQQQQQPRRITITKKVTQTPTTQVQIKTEPGKVATSAAVVTTASATTTTATTTTSIRTANIPPNCTTCDTCGKTFKRKEHLIQHLKLHAGLRPFKCEEVGCNKTFSRKEHLMRHVVSHTGKKMFSCEFCHKFFSRKDNLNKHKRTHSEYVNNGPFYCEICQKSFVVKMYYVQHKAMHEKDGTAGSVDDSKEADDGTQASNGAGESGVEAEDVGQSGGEQDDQGAEEQSVEDSTMVVSTTPSSQAQIMQVHFTPVTSGQGSGGGGSGMGSHDTTVLTLPSNISNFVTLNSTQFVASSDVMQHFKIENN, encoded by the exons ATGGCGAAAATGTCAGAATATCGATGTGTAAATTACTATGAACTGTGTCGCTTGTGCACTGGAAGTCATGGGACAAAGGTGCACATCTTCTCGGAGGATGGGAAGAAGAGGAATCTCTTCAGCAAGATCACCGGCTGCCTACCCATTCAGCTGAGTGAGAAGGACAAGCTGCCGAAGATTGTGTGTGGGCAGTGCCTGCAGCAAGTGGAATCCATTATGGAGTTCCGGGAAACTTGTCAGAATGCCCAGGCGATGCTGGAGAGTTGTCTCAATTCCTCCAAGTTGCGCAACGAGGGTAAGGTGTACATTAAGGATGTTGTGGCAAAGCGCAATGTTCTGCCAACAACGCCGGCTCTGGTGACTGTGAGGCAGGCTTCAGTGCCGAATTCCGTGAAGACAGTGTCTGCCATTCCGGCCAGCAATGTCACACAGATTAGCACGCAGAACAGTGACTTTCTCAGCAGCATCATCCAGGCCGTGGGCATTCCG TCCGTGGAGGAGGGTGCTCTGGAGCAAGCCACAACGCAATTGACGCCTCAGTATACGCTCACCCTCGATGGACAGACACTCAAGGCTAATCCCATTCAGTACAAGATCAAGGAGGACCCGCCAACAGCTACTCTGGTCACCActgagcagcagcagcagcagcaatc TGCATTCGCTCAAGTTGATGAGTTTCTGAAGCTAAAGACAACAACACAAATCGGCTCAACACAAATCACTCGGCGAACAGTCAAAGCAGCCGTGAAGCCTCCAGAGCCTCCGAAGGCCAAAAAGCCCAAGATTAACTTGGTTCTGGCCACGCCCACAGCTTCGCAGCAACAAGCGAAAGTCGTCACGACGCCCTCTATCACCACAACGCCCATGGCAGTCAGTACGAGTCCCACGAAAACGGTTCAGCTGCAGGACCTGAAGATCTTCTCGCCCACCAACAAATGCTTCCTGCCCATCACATTGAAGGACGGCAGCTCGGATCAGCAGATTCTCACGCAGATTGACACCAAGAATATCGTACTGCCCACAGCTTTCCTGCAGATGAAGCTACAACCGCAACTGACGACAGTTGATGGGCAGCCTGTTGTGCAATTGACTCCTGCTGCAATTCCCACGAGTTTATCCATCTCTTCGGCTCCGCAGACCGCTCAAATCCAGACGGCACAGACGTCTACGGTGTCCTCGAGCCTGGCAGAAGCTGTCCAAAATGCCGAGATCATCTTCACGACGTCGTCAGCGCAATTCCAGCAGCAGACACAGCAGCAG GTTCAACCGGTAAGTCAGGCCTCAACTGTGCGAATTACTCCGCTTTCGAGTCCAGTCTCTAGCAGTCCGGCTGTTCAGAAGGCTCCACCACCCGCCACAATCACCATCCAGACATCTCCTCCCAAGCCACAGATGGCCAAGGTTACTCAACAACAAgttcagcagcagcagcagcagcagcccAGGAGGATCACCATCACGAAGAAGGTCACACAAACGCCAACAACTCAAGTGCAAATAAAGACAGAACCTGGAAAAGTCGCAACATCGGCTGCAGTTGTCACGACAGCATCTGCAACGACAACaacagcaacaacaacaacCAGCATCCGGACGGCTAACATTCCGCCCAATTGCACCACTTGTGACACCTGCGGCAAGACCTTCAAGCGCAAGGAGCATCTGATTCAGCATCTCAAGCTTCATGCTGGTCTCAGGCCGTTTAAATGCGAAGAAGTTGGCTGCAACAAGACCTTCAGTCGCAAGGAGCATCTCATGAGGCATGTCGTATCGCACACGGGCAAGAAAATGTTCAGCTGTGAATTCTGCCACAAGTTCTTCTCGCGCAAGGACAACCTCAATAAACACAAGAG AACCCATTCTGAGTATGTGAACAACGGTCCGTTCTACTGCGAAATCTGCCAGAAGAGTTTCGTGGTGAAGATGTACTACGTGCAACACAAGGCGATGCACGAAAAGGACGGCACAGCTGGAAGTGTTGACGATTCAAAG GAGGCGGATGATGGAACGCAGGCGTCCAATGGAGCGGGAGAGAGTGGAGTTGAGGCTGAAGATGTGGGTCAGAGTGGTGGGGAGCAGGATGATCAGGGAGCTGAGGAGCAGAGTGTGGAGGATTCGACGATGGTCGTGAGTACGACACCATCGAGTCAGGCCCAAATCATGCAAGTACACTTTACGCCCGTGACCTCGGGTCAGGGATCTGGGGGAGGGGGAAGTGGGATGGGATCTCATGACACAACAGTCCTTACTTTGCCCTCAAACATCTCAAATTTTGTCACTCTCAATTCAACTCAATTTGTGGCATCTTCGGATGTCATGCAGCACTTTAAGATTGAGAACAACTGA
- the LOC129800770 gene encoding zinc finger protein 236-like isoform X8: MAKMSEYRCVNYYELCRLCTGSHGTKVHIFSEDGKKRNLFSKITGCLPIQLSEKDKLPKIVCGQCLQQVESIMEFRETCQNAQAMLESCLNSSKLRNEGKVYIKDVVAKRNVLPTTPALVTVRQASVPNSVKTVSAIPASNVTQISTQNSDFLSSIIQAVGIPSVEEGALEQATTQLTPQYTLTLDGQTLKANPIQYKIKEDPPTATLVTTEQQQQQQSAFAQVDEFLKLKTTTQIGSTQITRRTVKAAVKPPEPPKAKKPKINLVLATPTASQQQAKVVTTPSITTTPMAVSTSPTKTVQLQDLKIFSPTNKCFLPITLKDGSSDQQILTQIDTKNIVLPTAFLQMKLQPQLTTVDGQPVVQLTPAAIPTSLSISSAPQTAQIQTAQTSTVSSSLAEAVQNAEIIFTTSSAQFQQQTQQQVQPVSQASTVRITPLSSPVSSSPAVQKAPPPATITIQTSPPKPQMAKVTQQQVQQQQQQQPRRITITKKVTQTPTTQVQIKTEPGKVATSAAVVTTASATTTTATTTTSIRTANIPPNCTTCDTCGKTFKRKEHLIQHLKLHAGLRPFKCEEVGCNKTFSRKEHLMRHVVSHTGKKMFSCEFCHKFFSRKDNLNKHKRTHSEYVNNGPFYCEICQKSFVVKMYYVQHKAMHEKDGTAGSVDDSKKEADDGTQASNGAGESGVEAEDVGQSGGEQDDQGAEEQSVEDSTMVVSTTPSSQAQIMQIFFT; encoded by the exons ATGGCGAAAATGTCAGAATATCGATGTGTAAATTACTATGAACTGTGTCGCTTGTGCACTGGAAGTCATGGGACAAAGGTGCACATCTTCTCGGAGGATGGGAAGAAGAGGAATCTCTTCAGCAAGATCACCGGCTGCCTACCCATTCAGCTGAGTGAGAAGGACAAGCTGCCGAAGATTGTGTGTGGGCAGTGCCTGCAGCAAGTGGAATCCATTATGGAGTTCCGGGAAACTTGTCAGAATGCCCAGGCGATGCTGGAGAGTTGTCTCAATTCCTCCAAGTTGCGCAACGAGGGTAAGGTGTACATTAAGGATGTTGTGGCAAAGCGCAATGTTCTGCCAACAACGCCGGCTCTGGTGACTGTGAGGCAGGCTTCAGTGCCGAATTCCGTGAAGACAGTGTCTGCCATTCCGGCCAGCAATGTCACACAGATTAGCACGCAGAACAGTGACTTTCTCAGCAGCATCATCCAGGCCGTGGGCATTCCG TCCGTGGAGGAGGGTGCTCTGGAGCAAGCCACAACGCAATTGACGCCTCAGTATACGCTCACCCTCGATGGACAGACACTCAAGGCTAATCCCATTCAGTACAAGATCAAGGAGGACCCGCCAACAGCTACTCTGGTCACCActgagcagcagcagcagcagcaatc TGCATTCGCTCAAGTTGATGAGTTTCTGAAGCTAAAGACAACAACACAAATCGGCTCAACACAAATCACTCGGCGAACAGTCAAAGCAGCCGTGAAGCCTCCAGAGCCTCCGAAGGCCAAAAAGCCCAAGATTAACTTGGTTCTGGCCACGCCCACAGCTTCGCAGCAACAAGCGAAAGTCGTCACGACGCCCTCTATCACCACAACGCCCATGGCAGTCAGTACGAGTCCCACGAAAACGGTTCAGCTGCAGGACCTGAAGATCTTCTCGCCCACCAACAAATGCTTCCTGCCCATCACATTGAAGGACGGCAGCTCGGATCAGCAGATTCTCACGCAGATTGACACCAAGAATATCGTACTGCCCACAGCTTTCCTGCAGATGAAGCTACAACCGCAACTGACGACAGTTGATGGGCAGCCTGTTGTGCAATTGACTCCTGCTGCAATTCCCACGAGTTTATCCATCTCTTCGGCTCCGCAGACCGCTCAAATCCAGACGGCACAGACGTCTACGGTGTCCTCGAGCCTGGCAGAAGCTGTCCAAAATGCCGAGATCATCTTCACGACGTCGTCAGCGCAATTCCAGCAGCAGACACAGCAGCAG GTTCAACCGGTAAGTCAGGCCTCAACTGTGCGAATTACTCCGCTTTCGAGTCCAGTCTCTAGCAGTCCGGCTGTTCAGAAGGCTCCACCACCCGCCACAATCACCATCCAGACATCTCCTCCCAAGCCACAGATGGCCAAGGTTACTCAACAACAAgttcagcagcagcagcagcagcagcccAGGAGGATCACCATCACGAAGAAGGTCACACAAACGCCAACAACTCAAGTGCAAATAAAGACAGAACCTGGAAAAGTCGCAACATCGGCTGCAGTTGTCACGACAGCATCTGCAACGACAACaacagcaacaacaacaacCAGCATCCGGACGGCTAACATTCCGCCCAATTGCACCACTTGTGACACCTGCGGCAAGACCTTCAAGCGCAAGGAGCATCTGATTCAGCATCTCAAGCTTCATGCTGGTCTCAGGCCGTTTAAATGCGAAGAAGTTGGCTGCAACAAGACCTTCAGTCGCAAGGAGCATCTCATGAGGCATGTCGTATCGCACACGGGCAAGAAAATGTTCAGCTGTGAATTCTGCCACAAGTTCTTCTCGCGCAAGGACAACCTCAATAAACACAAGAG AACCCATTCTGAGTATGTGAACAACGGTCCGTTCTACTGCGAAATCTGCCAGAAGAGTTTCGTGGTGAAGATGTACTACGTGCAACACAAGGCGATGCACGAAAAGGACGGCACAGCTGGAAGTGTTGACGATTCAAAG AAGGAGGCGGATGATGGAACGCAGGCGTCCAATGGAGCGGGAGAGAGTGGAGTTGAGGCTGAAGATGTGGGTCAGAGTGGTGGGGAGCAGGATGATCAGGGAGCTGAGGAGCAGAGTGTGGAGGATTCGACGATGGTCGTGAGTACGACACCATCGAGTCAGGCCCAAATCATGCAA attttcttcacgtga
- the LOC129800770 gene encoding fez family zinc finger protein erm-like isoform X5 encodes MAKMSEYRCVNYYELCRLCTGSHGTKVHIFSEDGKKRNLFSKITGCLPIQLSEKDKLPKIVCGQCLQQVESIMEFRETCQNAQAMLESCLNSSKLRNEGKVYIKDVVAKRNVLPTTPALVTVRQASVPNSVKTVSAIPASNVTQISTQNSDFLSSIIQAVGIPSVEEGALEQATTQLTPQYTLTLDGQTLKANPIQYKIKEDPPTATLVTTEQQQQQQSAFAQVDEFLKLKTTTQIGSTQITRRTVKAAVKPPEPPKAKKPKINLVLATPTASQQQAKVVTTPSITTTPMAVSTSPTKTVQLQDLKIFSPTNKCFLPITLKDGSSDQQILTQIDTKNIVLPTAFLQMKLQPQLTTVDGQPVVQLTPAAIPTSLSISSAPQTAQIQTAQTSTVSSSLAEAVQNAEIIFTTSSAQFQQQTQQQVQPVSQASTVRITPLSSPVSSSPAVQKAPPPATITIQTSPPKPQMAKVTQQQVQQQQQQQPRRITITKKVTQTPTTQVQIKTEPGKVATSAAVVTTASATTTTATTTTSIRTANIPPNCTTCDTCGKTFKRKEHLIQHLKLHAGLRPFKCEEVGCNKTFSRKEHLMRHVVSHTGKKMFSCEFCHKFFSRKDNLNKHKRTHSEYVNNGPFYCEICQKSFVVKMYYVQHKAMHEKDGTAGSVDDSKKEADDGTQASNGAGESGVEAEDVGQSGGEQDDQGAEEQSVEDSTMVVSTTPSSQAQIIFSSREWDFREVF; translated from the exons ATGGCGAAAATGTCAGAATATCGATGTGTAAATTACTATGAACTGTGTCGCTTGTGCACTGGAAGTCATGGGACAAAGGTGCACATCTTCTCGGAGGATGGGAAGAAGAGGAATCTCTTCAGCAAGATCACCGGCTGCCTACCCATTCAGCTGAGTGAGAAGGACAAGCTGCCGAAGATTGTGTGTGGGCAGTGCCTGCAGCAAGTGGAATCCATTATGGAGTTCCGGGAAACTTGTCAGAATGCCCAGGCGATGCTGGAGAGTTGTCTCAATTCCTCCAAGTTGCGCAACGAGGGTAAGGTGTACATTAAGGATGTTGTGGCAAAGCGCAATGTTCTGCCAACAACGCCGGCTCTGGTGACTGTGAGGCAGGCTTCAGTGCCGAATTCCGTGAAGACAGTGTCTGCCATTCCGGCCAGCAATGTCACACAGATTAGCACGCAGAACAGTGACTTTCTCAGCAGCATCATCCAGGCCGTGGGCATTCCG TCCGTGGAGGAGGGTGCTCTGGAGCAAGCCACAACGCAATTGACGCCTCAGTATACGCTCACCCTCGATGGACAGACACTCAAGGCTAATCCCATTCAGTACAAGATCAAGGAGGACCCGCCAACAGCTACTCTGGTCACCActgagcagcagcagcagcagcaatc TGCATTCGCTCAAGTTGATGAGTTTCTGAAGCTAAAGACAACAACACAAATCGGCTCAACACAAATCACTCGGCGAACAGTCAAAGCAGCCGTGAAGCCTCCAGAGCCTCCGAAGGCCAAAAAGCCCAAGATTAACTTGGTTCTGGCCACGCCCACAGCTTCGCAGCAACAAGCGAAAGTCGTCACGACGCCCTCTATCACCACAACGCCCATGGCAGTCAGTACGAGTCCCACGAAAACGGTTCAGCTGCAGGACCTGAAGATCTTCTCGCCCACCAACAAATGCTTCCTGCCCATCACATTGAAGGACGGCAGCTCGGATCAGCAGATTCTCACGCAGATTGACACCAAGAATATCGTACTGCCCACAGCTTTCCTGCAGATGAAGCTACAACCGCAACTGACGACAGTTGATGGGCAGCCTGTTGTGCAATTGACTCCTGCTGCAATTCCCACGAGTTTATCCATCTCTTCGGCTCCGCAGACCGCTCAAATCCAGACGGCACAGACGTCTACGGTGTCCTCGAGCCTGGCAGAAGCTGTCCAAAATGCCGAGATCATCTTCACGACGTCGTCAGCGCAATTCCAGCAGCAGACACAGCAGCAG GTTCAACCGGTAAGTCAGGCCTCAACTGTGCGAATTACTCCGCTTTCGAGTCCAGTCTCTAGCAGTCCGGCTGTTCAGAAGGCTCCACCACCCGCCACAATCACCATCCAGACATCTCCTCCCAAGCCACAGATGGCCAAGGTTACTCAACAACAAgttcagcagcagcagcagcagcagcccAGGAGGATCACCATCACGAAGAAGGTCACACAAACGCCAACAACTCAAGTGCAAATAAAGACAGAACCTGGAAAAGTCGCAACATCGGCTGCAGTTGTCACGACAGCATCTGCAACGACAACaacagcaacaacaacaacCAGCATCCGGACGGCTAACATTCCGCCCAATTGCACCACTTGTGACACCTGCGGCAAGACCTTCAAGCGCAAGGAGCATCTGATTCAGCATCTCAAGCTTCATGCTGGTCTCAGGCCGTTTAAATGCGAAGAAGTTGGCTGCAACAAGACCTTCAGTCGCAAGGAGCATCTCATGAGGCATGTCGTATCGCACACGGGCAAGAAAATGTTCAGCTGTGAATTCTGCCACAAGTTCTTCTCGCGCAAGGACAACCTCAATAAACACAAGAG AACCCATTCTGAGTATGTGAACAACGGTCCGTTCTACTGCGAAATCTGCCAGAAGAGTTTCGTGGTGAAGATGTACTACGTGCAACACAAGGCGATGCACGAAAAGGACGGCACAGCTGGAAGTGTTGACGATTCAAAG AAGGAGGCGGATGATGGAACGCAGGCGTCCAATGGAGCGGGAGAGAGTGGAGTTGAGGCTGAAGATGTGGGTCAGAGTGGTGGGGAGCAGGATGATCAGGGAGCTGAGGAGCAGAGTGTGGAGGATTCGACGATGGTCGTGAGTACGACACCATCGAGTCAGGCCCAAATCAT attttcttcacgtgaatgGGACTTTAGGGAAGTGTTCTAA